Proteins encoded within one genomic window of Oryza glaberrima chromosome 12, OglaRS2, whole genome shotgun sequence:
- the LOC127757970 gene encoding purple acid phosphatase 22-like: MANSGKKLMDGGGVAFQTLPRAAGDDNADDDYVRPPPRPLVSTVHDKPATHPQQVHISVVGANRMRICWVTDDDDGRSSPPSVVEYGTSPGEYTASATGDHGTYSYSDYKSGAIHHVTIGPLEPATTYYYRCGAGEEEELSLRTPPAKLPVEFVVIGDVGQTEWTAATLSHIGEKDYDVALVAGDLSYADGKQPLWDSFGRLVQPLASARPWMVTEGNHEKEKTPPPPPVAGAGAGVRLSPSRFAAYNARWRMPREESGSPSSLYYSFDAAGGAAHVVMLGSYAYVEERGEGTAEQRAWLERDLAGVDRRRTPWVVAVAHGPWYSTNGAHQGEGERMRRAMEPLLYDARVDVVFSAHVHAYERFTRIYDNEANSQGPMYITIGDGGNVDGHSDKFIEDHELAHLSEFREMSFGHGRLRIVSETKAIWTWHRNDDQHATVRDVVVLESMAGAKTN, from the exons ATGGCGAATTCTGGGAAGAAGctcatggacggcggcggcgtcgctttCCAGACGCTtccacgcgccgccggcgacgataATGCCGACGACGACTatgtccggccgccgccgaggccgctgGTGTCAACCGTGCACGACAAGCCGGCCACCCATCCTCAGCAGGTGCACATCTCCGTGGTGGGGGCGAACAGGATGAGGATTTGCTGGGTcaccgacgatgacgacggccggagctcgccgccgtccgtcgtgGAGTACGGCACGTCTCCGGGGGAGTacacggcgtcggcgacgggcgACCACGGCACGTACAGCTACTCCGACTACAAGTCCGGCGCGATACACCACGTCACCATCGGCCCGCTCGAGCCGGCCACCACGTACTACTACCGctgtggcgccggcgaggaggaggagctcagcCTCAGGACTCCTCCGGCGAAGCTGCCCGTTGAGTTCGTCGTCATCGGCGACGTGGGGCAGACGgagtggacggcggcgacgctgtCGCACATCGGCGAAAAGGACTACGACGtggcgctcgtcgccggcgacctgtCGTACGCGGACGGGAAGCAGCCGCTGTGGGACTCTTTCGGGCGGCTGGTGCAGCCGCTGGCGAGCGCGCGGCCGTGGATGGTGACGGAGGGCAACCACGAGAAGGagaagacgccgccgccgccgcccgtcgccggcgccggcgccggcgtgcgGCTGTCGCCGTCGCGGTTCGCGGCGTACAACGCGCGGTGGCGGATGCCGCGGGAGGAGAGCGGGTCGCCGTCGAGCCTCTACTACTCGTtcgacgcggcgggcggcgcggcgcacgtGGTGATGCTGGGGTCGTACGCCTACgtggaggagcgcggcgaggggacggcggagcagcgcgcgTGGCTGGAGCGCGACCTCGCCGGCGTGGACAGGCGGAGGACGCCgtgggtggtggcggtggcgcacgGGCCGTGGTACAGCACCAACGGGGCGCACCAGGGCGAGGGCGAGCGGATGCGCCGCGCCATGGAGCCCCTCCTCTACGACGCCCGCGTCGACGTCGTCTTCTCCGCCCACGTCCACGCCTACGAGCGATTC ACGAGGATCTACGACAACGAAGCCAACAGCCAGGGCCCGATGTACATCACCATTGGCGACGGAGGCAACGTGGACGGACATTCTGACAA GTTCATCGAGGATCATGAGTTGGCACACCTGTCGGAGTTCAGGGAGATGAGCTTCGGGCATGGGCGTCTGAGGATCGTGAGCGAGACGAAGGCCATCTGGACATGGCACCGCAACGACGACCAGCATGCCACTGTTCGCGACGTCGTTGTGCTGGAGAGCATGGCTGGAGCTAAGACAAATTAA
- the LOC127757776 gene encoding probable purple acid phosphatase 20, translating to MAMASVAALRLVVLLAAAVPLLPPPAASLAVTSTYVRPTARATLSVLHDGDGRTPQQVHISAVGSDKMRVTWITDDDAPATVEYGTVSGEYPFSAAGNTTTYSYVLYHSGNIHDVVIGPLKPSTTYFYRCSNDTSRELSFRTPPASLPFKFVVVGDLGQTGWTASTLRHVAADDYDMLLLPGDLSYADFYQPWWDTFGRLVEPLASARPWMVTEGNHEVERIPVIHPRPFTAYDARWRMPHDAGASPSGSNLYYSFDVAGGAVHVVMLGSYAGYAAGSAQHRWLRRDLAGVDRAKTAFVVALVHAPWYNSNRAHRGEGDAMRAAMEELLYGARVDAVFAGHVHAYERFARVYGGGEDACGPVHVTVGDGGNREGLATRYVDPQPAASAFREASFGHGRLEVVNATHALWTWRRNDDDEAVVADEVWITSLASNPACNKKDSISLY from the exons ATGGCAATGGCGAGCGTAGCAGCGTtgcgtctcgtcgtcctcctcgccgccgccgtgccgctgctgccgccgccggcggcatcgCTGGCCGTGACGTCGACGTACGtgcggccgacggcgagggcgacgctGTCCGTGCTccacgacggcgatggccgaACGCCGCAGCAG GTGCATATATCAGCTGTAGGCTCTGACAAGATGAGGGTGACGTGGatcaccgacgacgacgcgccggCCACCGTGGAGTACGGCACGGTCTCCGGCGAGTACCCATTCTCGGCGGCCGGAAACACCACCACCTACTCCTACGTCCTCTACCACTCCGGCAACATCCACGACGTCGTCATCGGCCCACTCAAACCCAGCACCACCTACTTCTACCGCTGCAGCAACGACACGTCGCGCGAGCTCTCCTTCcgtacgccgccggcgagcctccCGTTCaagttcgtcgtcgtcggcgacctcGGCCAGACGGGGTGGACGGCGTCGACGCTGCggcacgtcgccgccgacgactacGACATGCTGCTCCTCCCCGGCGACCTGTCGTACGCCGACTTCTACCAGCCGTGGTGGGACACGTTCGGCCGCCTCGTCGAGCCGCTGGCGAGCGCGCGGCCATGGATGGTGACGGAGGGCAACCACGAGGTGGAGAGGATCCCGGTCATCCACCCGCGGCCGTTCACGGCGTACGACGCGCGGTGGCGCATGCCGCACGACGccggcgcgtcgccgtcggggtCCAACCTCTACTACTCcttcgacgtcgccggcggcgccgtgcacGTCGTCATGCTGGGGTCCTACGCCGGCTACGCCGCCGGCTCGGCGCAGCACCGGTGGCTGCGGCGCGACCTCGCGGGGGTCGACCGCGCCAAGACGGCGTTCGTGGTGGCGCTGGTGCACGCGCCGTGGTACAACAGCAACAGGGCGCaccgcggcgagggcgacgcCATGCGCGCCGCCATGGAGGAGCTCCTCTACGGCGCCCGCGTCGACGCGGTGTTCGCCGGCCACGTCCACGCGTACGAGAGGTTCGCGCGggtgtacggcggcggcgaggacgcgtgCGGGCCGGTGCACGTgaccgtcggcgacggcggcaaccgGGAGGGGCTCGCCACGAGGTACGTCGACCcgcagccggcggcgtcggcgttcAGGGAGGCGAGCTTCGGGCACGGCAGGCTGGAGGTGGTGAACGCCACGCACGCGCTGTGGACGTGGCGgcggaacgacgacgacgaggcggtggTCGCCGACGAGGTGTGGATCACCAGCCTCGCATCCAACCCGGCTTGCAACAAGAAGGATTCCATCAGCTTGTATTGA